AAAACAACTCCACCTCTTTCTGAAACTTGGTTTCCAACGACATTTTCCTTCCCAAACTTTTGTGCAAAATAAGGTGCAAGGACACAGTGGGCTGATCCTGTTACCGGGTCCTCGTTAATGCCCGCTTTGGGCGCAAAAAAACGAGACAGAAAATCAACGGGTTGCTCAACTTCATCGCTTTGGGAATCGTCTTCTCCGGAATTTATGTCAGACGGGGGCGCGGAGCAACAGACAATGACACCACGAGAATAGCCGTCCCAGGATTTGAAGGCAGGATAGTTTAACCCCTCGTAAGGTATCTGACGGAAACTATCATGCGTTATCTCCACTAACAAATCGCCAATTTCAGAAACACCCATGAAAATAACGGAATCCGGTTGTACTCGCAATGCAGTGGACATCATGTGTTCGATTGCTACCTGGTCCTCGCCATCGGCATCGGTCACCTCCACCGCAGGCTTGACTGGAAACTCCATTGTAATTCGAGTATCGTTTGTACTCGTTATCGCCAACTCTGCGTTGACAATTTCTTTCCGGGCATGAAACACAATTGACGTCTCATTCCTATTTTTCAGCTGAAGCGTATGATAAAGAACCGAAGCGGAGGCCAGCGTCGCATGCCCACATAGAGGAATTTCAACTGTTGGAGTAAAGTATCGTATGTGAAAATGTCgtttgttttcgttttttcCATCTTGTGCTTCGGCCGCTGGCCAGAGAAAAGCAGTTTCAGAGAGATTGAATTCCTTTGCCACCGTCTGCATCCATTTTGATGTCTGCTCATTCTCTTGATGAGGTTCCACAATAACAATTGCCGCCGGATTTCCAGAGCCGGGTCGGAAGGTGTCCGCAAATGCATCGACTACGTAATAGGGCCGTCCAGGTTTTCTCGCCGCATTTTCTAGATCAAGCTCCAAGTCATACCACTGTTCACTACCGTGAACGATTGAGCTGAGTTGTTTTACTTGGAACCCACATTCAACGTAGAACGCCAACAagtctttctttgccaaaagcaCCATTTTTTCAATGGTACCGTCGTTGTTTTTTTGGACGTCTTCAACATATTCTTTCAGCATTGCAGTCGCAATACCTCTCTTGCGATATTTCTGCTGAACGACGACGCTGTGTATCGCAAGGAGACTGCCGTTCGGAATATGTAGCGACATACTTTCGTGCTCAAATTCACGACAACGGGTGCTGCAAATGTACCCGATTACCAcatcgttgtcatcgtcTTGACCTCCTACTACTGCACATCGAAAATATGGAGCGGCGTGGTGCTGCCTGTATTGTAAAGccgattttgaagcagcttcGTCTTCGGGATAAGATGCTTTTTCAATCTGGGCGACTGCCGGAATGTCCGTAGGTCGAACTTCCCGAAAGCGAATATCCCCCCAACTAAGCGGCTTTTCAGACATGGCGGATGCAGGGGTAGTTGGTGGGGAGAGGTACCAGGACAGGTAGTCCGGAAGCCGATCAACGGTGGATAGCACAGTACGGCTTCAGgagtttacagttaatgtaagtcTGTCAAGTGAGTGGCCTTCCAAGCGTTACAAGCGATCCTAGGGAACGGAGGAAGACCACAAAGCACCTAGAAgacccctacgtcaagcattACATGTagggttcatatccctaagtctattggacaagtctataattCTATGCTTTACACCTTTGATCACTACCAAAGCATATGGGATCCTTCGGGTCCTCAGGGACacaattctagcccgttatcgtcgcagttttctaatTTGTCAGACCCAGCGTTCTTCGCTGgggtagcgggatcaaaaGGTCGTTTTTTCGTGTCAAGTGTTTGAAGTCATCGCCGACTCCGATTGTGCCTGAGGAGGTAGAGCAGAAATACCTGGCTATTCATGTTGTTAGTATAAGTCGCAGAAGCCTGCGcaggcctggaatatactgctacggtacactacctcgcggcatgtccctcggacagcttccacttacagttagtaagGAAAATATAATTGTGAGCCAATCCGCTGGACGCAACGTTTACGTGTCACGTATGGAGTTTGTCTCGGCCTTGTTGCCCAAATTCCGCGTATTTGGGTTACCCTATTATAGTATACCTCCTTGCGGTATATCTTGTGGACATAATTCACTAAtcacggatgtcgcaagtgtgaatcaaaactatacaTGTGGAGCTAAGGGGGCGCAGAGAAATGATACCACAGCCTTGTTCCGTagccacgtggactcacaataatcaaAGCGTTTGCccaattgctatgtttccgaAACTGCATttgcttagtctccacttgtcggtttacacaACCAAGGTGAACTGGGACATAATTGGAACACAGGAGATAAGATTGGAGCATAGAAAATACAATTGAAGCAAcaaaggggctatcacaagacacatggtgagactgaagaagaacctAGGTGGTGTGCATGAGACTCATAGTTCTGAaggtatatatatatatatatatatataaagCTGCCAATTGAGAtgatggaagttgtggaagattgaagatgagctggcacttGGTGGGATTGCTCAttggactgaacaacagattgactattttgtagaatgtaatcttcctctcattcTTTTAGAATTTTTTTTaatccaaatattgcataatagcataggtccttgcatccgctgtctaacccgtggggagcattgtcagcaagtgagttttacagtctgtcacaatatacaccactgtacaccgtgggacaaaacgctgttagaaacagagtctggtaagacttgtgggcgttataacaaacaacctgcaatacacctaagcgggcttagggactgtaaaactctactcgttggcgacgctccctTCGGGTTAGGCACCCCTGATATCAGCATACTTCTCCAGTTTtatttttgggaaccggtgtACTACTGTATCGAGGATGCATCTTTCCCTTCCGATGGTACCGAAAAGAGCGGTcgctttgttggcattgctgaatctgTTGGGGATGCTCTCACTTACAAAATCCTCACGGACAACACCAACAAAATCTTATACCGCTCTAGTGTGCGTTCCGCATTGAAATCCGGAGAAACCAACTCTCACGGTATATACCCGTCCtgtgtgtctttgagacatttatctcaaaacaagtgtgtcacaagcagaaatcaagtgtatacatgtttactgcaagttgtgtacatgtcagtggaattggctttattatatgcattcctatgtaattatggcatagtgagaagatacatgggcaaagatttgcagtattccctacttactttgagaaggctcttggttagtatggagacttcagttgcaccaaaactccaaggaatcaattggattcaacagaaagagtcatttggatggaaacacaagggaaacagatgcaaattgacaagacccaattttcataccatgtgtgttacaagagatacttacaattcctcgataagtatgcaagaacggattttgcattatatggatactatggtgagcatggaagattcaggtttagttggtgaagttgccaggactgcagtcaagtttggatatgatctgacaaaaggcactagtttgtagaatctaatcttctatcattgttttttgagttctttgatccgtactgcctttgttgcataggtcctcgtatccgctgcctaacccgaggggagcgtcgccagcgagtagagttttacagtccctaagcccgcttaggtgtatcgcaggtcgttcgtaataacgcccacaagtcttaccagactctgtttctaacagcgttttgtcccacggtgtacagtggtgtatatcgtgacagattaacagtcttgcTTTCTCGTCAAATCACTGCTGCTTGTCGCACAGAATTTGGTAGACACAACCTTAAGTGAGTCCGTAAGTTCCTTCCAGATTGACTGGTCTGAAATTACGATACACTTCCTTAAGGCATTGTCGGACAAGGTACACACGGTACCCAGTTCGATAATTAACGCTTGCACGTGTGTTTGTCACTGAAATTGTCAGAGGTATCTCTTAAGTGAGATATTTATCGGTTTTCTGTGACTCATTCATTGTGAGCCGCgaccctacttcctcggagtaACTGGTGTCGAAAACCTCTTGGAGTCTCCAGGGTTTGTCGACAAGTTtcttcgtgactacgggtttCTCCGGCTGGGTGAGGTATTCGATACCAAAAGGCCCAAGGACCTcaaccctgattccggttgggacgggTATACTCACCGGTTAATAAGAGTAcgggggctaatcaaaccctcgatAGTTACTGGTACGCAGCGTTGAGCGTGGCTGTAACACTGCCACCTGGcagaagtgagtgtaccagtgctagcttcgttcactgggGTAGGGTCatttaacgaagtccgcCCTAATTACGGCGAAGGAACCGAACCCCTTAAGTATTTCCGGAATTTCGAGAAAGCGACCCATTCCCTTCCTAGAGAGTCATTTCTCTCGCTGCGGCCATCATGGCATCGTTTGCACAACCTGTATCAGACGAAACCGTTTTTGCCCACTTAACGGACAACATACTCAACCTTTCTACGGCACACCCGATTCGTTTCTGTCTTTGCTTCAACGGGTATGATAAACTTGGGAGTTTTCTTAGTATCGTTGAGAATGAAATCAAATCCCTTCGCTATGTGTTACTTCCTACTGAAGACGCAGTGAACCGTCGGTCAACTGGTTTACTTATGGCACACCGACAGCTCCTTCGGTATTTCTTCCGTTGGATTGATACCCAAAGTAACACAAAAGGTGGACCACTTGACAATCTTGATTTGCTCTCTCTTGCCAGAGATGAATTCAATTTGTACCGAATGTTCCCTGGCGACCATTTTTCGAGTCTCCCAGAATTTTCATGGCCTCGTGCAACTGCACTGGTGACTGCTGATTTTCGTGACGATTCAAAACGAGAAAATCTATACACTGGCAGTATAGCTGAAGTTTTGGAGGATGACCATTCCTCCAACACCTCTCACCACTTGGCAACCAAAGGTGTGGATCAAGTTATTGAACCTAAGCATGAAGTGCATCAGAACGGAATTTCGTTGTACCCAGAGCACCATCTTCCTTCAGTTGCTTTGGTGAAACATCATCTACCAGTTGACTCTGATGAAGTTGTTGTGAGCTGCAAAATTGTGAACAGCATCACTGTACAAGAATGTTTAGGGAAAGCCCATCAGGACACTGAGCTTACCATTCATTCAGTTTCTTCTACAACAAGTACTCCTGTTGTGCCTACAAAAAATTTGGTCAATCAAGTTCTTTGTCCCAGTGTTGCAAAGAATACTTCATGTATTCctgaaacaaacaagagTTCTCTCCTTGTCTCTGTCATGAAGTGTGCTTTCACCACTGGTCTACTTTGTGTTGCATTTAATTCTGCAAGGGAATCAGGATGCTTTCAGAAGAGACATACCACCTTGGTCTACAACAGCATTCCTCCTGATCCTGGAGAAACTCAGATGGCAGCTAGAAGCCAAGCTACCATTGATTTCAACAAGTTGGTTGATCCTCCCAGTATTTTTCTCATGATGGGTTCTCTATGGCATGATGCCAACCCAGACAATAAAATCCGAAATTGTGTGGAGGAGTTACCACCAGAACCAGATCTCAATTTCAGCACTCCCATTCTCCATGGTTGTTTTGAGAATTGTTCAATCTTGCATCAAGGAAAAGTTCATTTTATTCCTCTCCATGTTTTTGCAAAGTGTGAAACTTTATCTTGCAAGGCAgacaaaaggaaaatcatggaattgtttgtttgcaacaagagTCTATTTTTTGATCATCATCTGCTTGCCTCAAAATCTACTGCAGTCATGCAAAAGCTATCTAGTTTTTGTGCATTTGAAGCAGCTAACTTTGAAATTGCTATCAAGCCTGCTGCTCCAAATTTCATTGGTTTTTCATATTTGGTCTCTGTTTTGCATCTACCTATGCATTATACCCCAGTAACAGCCAGTGACCTTGTTCTACCTGAAGCTCATCCTAGtacacaggatggggagagtgtCAATTCTGGTGTACTCTTGAGCACATCTAGAATGCTGAGCAGAGTGTCCTGTGTTCAAGTTGAAATCATCTTTCATTCTACTACACAGGATGTGGAGATTGTCAATCCCAGTATACTCTTGAGGGCATCTAGAAGATTGAACAGTTCCCTGTGTTTTATTGAGTTTGAGTGGTTCCACATCTAGAACCTTAGTCAATTGTCCTGTCCTAACTCAGGATGGGGAGTGCCTAGAAAGCCTAGTACAAGGAACTTCACAAAGGATCCTTGATCTAGACAGAGGACATACCACCTGGCCACCACCCTCCTACCATGGGAAGCAACATGATATTACTGCATACAAGAGAATCCCAAGTCAAGGTGAAGTTGACACAAGAATGTTCAAGGACTTTGTTGCAGATGTTTTCAAGGATTGGGAGCCAGGAGGCTTACATGTCTTGACATTGAATGAATCTATTGATGTTCTGTGTGAAGATAGTCCTGCCCTCTGTTTGACAAGTCAAGTTAAAGCTGACACACAAATGTTCAAGGGTTTTGTTGCAGAGGTGTTTAAGGATTGGGAGCCAGGAGGTGTTCATGTAGTGACATTGAAAGACTCAACagatgttccatgcaaacattgTCCTGCCATTGGCTTTGATTGGGAGCCAGGAGGTGTTCATGTAGTGACATTGAAAGACTCAACagatgttccatgcaaacattgTCCTGCCATTGGCTTTGCTAGCAAAAATCTGCAAACCTTTGCCAACCCCATGATGATTTGTGACCTAGATTCTTACTTCAAGGCACTTGAAGGTACAGTTCACCCTGCTTACCACTATGCATTCCTTGTAGACCTACTCTGGATGCTCTGGGGAGCTAGTATTGAGGAACTCTATATGTGTGGCCCCACTATGCTCAATGCCTACATGAGCAATAGTCAACAAGGCAATGTCAGTGGAGTCCAGTCCCTGGGTGCTCCTAACTATGGGGAGCAACATTTGGTCGGCAAGTTCAAAGGTTTTTTGCTGATGCCTTGGGATCCTGGAGGACCCAAGCCACTTGTGAGGACAATTAGTGTGAAGCCAACTGTTTTGAAGGCAAGTACTAGGCATTCCCCAGCAGCAAAGAAACAGCCTTTTATTGGaacattgaaaagcttggcaaactgCTCTTTCTCTAAAGTATCCCCTGGTCAGCCCAGCATTTTGGATTTATGGAGAGATTACATTGACATAGTGCTTCAAGTCAGTCACACAGCAGTAAGCTTGGAAGCCTTCCACCTGCACAGTGCTTGCACCACATGCcatgtttccatttctacaATGAGTGACAAGTTTTGTGATACTGGAGGCATGTCCTGCCTTGGGCAGATTGCTGAAACCTCTAGTGTTTTGagatttcttcttgcaacAGACACCTCCAATCACCTTCTCTcaggaaaggaaagtgttCTTTTGTTTGAAGATGAGGCTTGTATTGTTCAGAATCCCTTTGGTATCTTTCTTTCAGACAAAACATCTGTTCTCCTGTACCCAGATGAGAGTTGTGATGTTCAGGCTACAGGATGCATTCTTTGCAAAGAGAAATGTTATGTTACTACATATCATTTTAGTACACAGCCAAGCTTGGACCCCATAGGACAGTTTCAGCTTCCAGACTCAGTGAGGTTGTTGAATGATACAAGACAGGCCAATGGGGAGTCTCACGGTATATACCCGTCCtgtgtgtctttgagacatttatctcaaaacaagtgtgtcacaagcagaaatcaagtgtatacatgtttactgcaagttgtgtacatgtcagtggaattggccttattatatgcattcctatgtaattatggcatagtgagaagatacatgggcaaagatttgcagtattccctacttactttgagaaggctcttggttagtatggagacttcagttgcaccaaaactccaaggaatcaattggattcaacagaaagagtcatttggatggaaacacaagggaaacagatgcaaattgacaagacccaattttcataccatgtgtgttacaagagatacttacaattcctcgataagtatgcaagaacggattttgcattatatggatactatggtgagcatggaagattcaggtttagttggtgaagttgccaggactgcagtcaagtttggatatgatctgacaaaaggcactagtttgtagaatctaatcttctatcattgttttttgagttctttgatccgtactgcctttgttgcataggtcctcgtatccgctgcctaacccgaggggagcgtcgccagcgagtagagttttacagtccctaagcccgcttaggtgtatcgcaggtcgttcgtaataacgcccacaagtcttaccagactctgtttctaacagcgttttgtcccacggtgtacagtggtgtatatcgtgacaccaacctacgccttacgccacaggatggggagagtaaTTCTAAGCCTATCAACTTTgtcaagtcgcgtagaactgaaaacaaaaattcctatgccttAAAGGATCTACCCGGTTTCACCCCTGAGGGCCTTATTGGACGCGCTTTTCTAACCGATAATGGGGAGCGTTTTTGTGCACGAATCACAAGGAAAATCCTAgatcccgacaagccctCCGATGTGCGGTTTTttgtcgaaatcaatgatggcaagtatgatgaaattcttgcctacaatgaaattctagataacttgaaactgatctagacaaagaattgCGTGATGCggatcgacaatggcgttttaaggacatcgtcgcgcacCAAGGCCCCCTATCGACACGCGATGAGAATtggggatggctagtacacaccccttttcgtgaatgagaccCACATCCACGACTCTTTCGAACCAAGTTTCAGAAACgttgcttcacagtcaggccATAGCTTGAGGCCTTCGGGGATTCAAAAAGCAATGCCAAGCCGGCAACACCAATGAACAGATTGTTGAAATAACCACAGTTGCATTGACGGCTCAAAACAATACTTACACAATGCAAATTGATAGATGGAAAGCCTTTTACTTGGTCTCTGCGGAGAGCTCAATCAAGTATTGAAGTGTACAACTCACAAGTCCTCTCCAAAACAAACTAAAACAGAAGCCACCCATTTCCAGGGACGCATCGGAATCTGTGATACAATAATTTTTGAAGACGTGAAGTGTGTGGGTTGGGCCGTTGTCAATGACAACACGTTTACGGTAAGAATAGCCCAGgagtctttcttttttctacTAGATGTATGCTAGTAACAACCTTGCTGTCAACGATTCTCAAATTTGCACAAGCAATAACGGAATTTTATAGGAAAATTTTAAAATTATTTTTCATTTCAGAAGCCCTTCTCTGCACCCACAAAGACTGGCAGTGCTTTTCCACCCATGTCCAGCAGCCCCACTACTTTGGTGCCAGCATTGGCCAAGGCAATGGGATCAACAACTTTTCCTCCAATGGCATTGAGGGCTCCGACGCACTGCTCCTCACTATGCCGTCTTTGTGCATTTTGGCAAGTATTAGCGTTGTAATTTGATGAACTCCTTCCAGCAAAAACCCGCTCCTCCATTAGACCCTTCATTGTGCTTTGACGGCAAGACGAAACAGGGAGAATAGCTCCATTATTGGaaatgttgttgattttgttaAAGATTGTACTTGACAAAATATCATACCAACCTTTTCTCCCAACCGAGCACGGAATTCAGCATACTGAACGGGAGGAATTGGAAGTGACGGTGCCGTTTCTGTCACCAACGCAAACTAGAAGCTTAAAACACCAGCTTACATCCCTCATGAACGGTACGAAAGCCTTCATTCCTCAAATCCTAAACTGTCATTGTACAATGAGCCAAACTTTGAGGCCGTCGACGCAACTGTCTATGCCGGCTCGGCAAAACTTGtttgaattgacagtgaataagGCCTGAAAGTCGTTTTGACGACTCGCGCTCTGAAATCCTAATAGGCCTGACAAAGAAAGACACTTTCTGAAAGTTGCCTCTATAGGTCGTGGATGTGggtctcattcacgaaaaggggtgcgtACTAGCCATCCCTGTTCTAAATACAACATTCTTGttaactgggaaactggggagtctacctatGAACCCCTAGATGTCATACGGGCTGACAATCCTGTTATGTGTGCTGCCtatgctaaacgccaaggtCTACTAGATACTCCAGgatgtcaactggaatgacagttttgagtaccggttcgcgcgatggcgagcactacttgggttgtggcacccaaggcgagcctgttgaaactaatcttgtgtgtttggccacaaatcccgatacggatggttttggacaggcgcaatcccagctgagtattcagaaacatgatgtgactgtttcgggacttgattgttgccatgctaaggagcatggtaactatgatgaatgtgcccatggtgccgtgtataacaccgtggagaatagtgaaacggaccatGATGacgcttggcagattgtggggccaaatggaaagtgaacagattagctctttagtttagagtttataaatcttaacaacaattgtgtgaaaaccatatttgttagtttgtatctctttgttagaagccagacaagtcttgatcaccttgtgctgtcttcagaagccaggagatacttgacgttgacaCAGGATGGAAACAGTTTAAACGGCTTGCAACTAGGGAAAAGAAGTTTCAACGGCTAGTTAACCAAGCTCGACTTTATTCTACTAGGCATTCCCCTGTCTTCAAGTTTGGGTACCAGATTTCTCGTGACCACAAGGAGGCGGTAGCTATTGATAAGTTGAATAGAAATAGCAAATGGCAGGAGgctgaaaacattgaaaagacCCAGCTCCATGAGTATAACACCTTTATTGACAGAGGTAAAGCTGTTATACACGGTATAGATGTGTCAAATGCACCAGAAGGGTTCAAGAAGATCAGAATCCATACAGTATATGATGTCAAGCACGACGGAAgacacaaggccaggatggtaGCTGGTGGACATCTTACCCCTGTACCTCTTGAAAGTGTGTATTCTGGAGTGGTCTCGCTACAAAGCTTGCGTATTGTTGTATTCCTAGCTGAACTTAATAGTCTaaagctatggggagcagaCATAGGGAATGCatacctggaagccaagaccaaagaGAGGGCCTTTGTTGTAGCTGGTCCGGAATTTGCTGAGCTAGAAGGGCACATTCTTGTTATCAACAGGCATTGTATGGTCTCAGGAGCAGTGGGCTCCGATGGCATGAGAGATTTGCGGACACCCTTTGGGACCTTGGGTTTACAGCAAGTTAGGCCAACTTGGATGTCTGGATACGAGCCAATGGTAGAGTTTACAAGTACATTGCGGTTTGGGTTGATGACATCGCCGTTGGAGCTCACAGTCCTGGAGATATCATTGACCAACTCAAGGAGCaacacaagtacaagctcaaaggtgTTGGTCCTCTCGAATACCACTTAGGATGTACTTTTGAGCAAGACAAGGACAATACTCTTTCATACCACCCAAAGAAATATATTGCAcgtatgatggagcagtatgAGAGTATGTACGGTGAACAGCCCAAGATGTATGTGTCCCAACTAGAGAAAGGGGACCATCCGGAACTAGATGCTTCATTGGAACTCAATGAAGAGAAGACAAAGCAGTACCAGTCACTCATTGGGAGTTTGCAATGGCTCATCACACTAGGTTGATTTGATATAGCCACTGCTGTTATGAGTAtgtcaagatttcgagtGGCACCccgtgaaggacatcttgATCAACTCAAGCAGATGTATGGCTACAtcaagaagatgaagaatggtgCTATTTGTGTTTGTACTGATGAGCCCAACTACTCAGAACTACCTGACAAGCGTCATAGCTGGACAACTTCTGTACACGGGGATGTcaaagaacttcttcctcatgatgcaccaacggcacttggaaagcatgtcacTCTAACAAGCTACATTGATGCGAACCTATACCACAATATGGTAACAGGTCGTTCTGTGACAGGAGTACTCAATCTGATCAACAAGACTCCCTTTgaatggttttcgaagcgtcaggCTACCATGGAGACTGCCACCTATGGGTCTGAGTTTTTTGTTGCAGGTCAGATTGCAGTTGagcaaatcatggacatcCGTACCACCCTCCGTTACCTTGGAGTACCAGTGacaggaaagacaatcttgtttggtgacaaccagtcGGTGACTACTAGCTCAACAGAACCTCAGTTGCCCAtaaacaagcgtcataaTGCATTGTCTTATCATCACGTTAGtgaggcaattgcagcaggagttgttgatgttggGAGCCGAAAATGTGGCAGATGTGCTCAGTAAACACCGGGGTTTTCAACAGGCATGGCCAGTCCTTAAGCCACtcttgttctggcaagg
This is a stretch of genomic DNA from Phaeodactylum tricornutum CCAP 1055/1 chromosome 24, whole genome shotgun sequence. It encodes these proteins:
- a CDS encoding predicted protein, which translates into the protein MTVLSTGSRDGEHYLGCGTQGEPVETNLVCLATNPDTDGFGQAQSQLSIQKHDVTVSGLDCCHAKEHGNYDECAHGAVYNTVENSETDHDDAWQIVGPNGK
- a CDS encoding predicted protein; the protein is IRFREVRPTDIPAVAQIEKASYPEDEAASKSALQYRQHHAAPYFRCAVVGGQDDDNDVVIGYICSTRCREFEHESMSLHIPNGSLLAIHSVVVQQKYRKRGIATAMLKEYVEDVQKNNDGTIEKMVLLAKKDLLAFYVECGFQVKQLSSIVHGSEQWYDL